The genome window tctagcttaattaacctcGTATCGGACCTAACATGCTCCTATGATATTAATGTCGCAGAAGGACAACCTCAAGATATTACTATGTCTAAAGAACGCCTGAAGCGTGATAGGCAAATTGGTTTCATATATACCAAAAAAAGTGAAAAGGAGCAATAATTGATGATGGCTAGATTGAGAAATCAATAATTTCTTAAGGATCTCTGgaagagattatagacatgACATTGAAAGATCTCCGgaagagattatagacatgacagattagagaaaataaaaataatgaaaactaTTGAGATCTCGATATATTATGTCTTGTCCAGAATAAAGTGGAACCATAAATCGAATCGACGTCAATGATATTTATTGTACTTGAGGTTATTGATAACAATGAGGATCATGAAGCAGAATCtgttagaaaatattgataaaattgaccaaagaataaaggatataattgaggcaaatataaagaaaaattatttggatCAGTAGTCCTCTCAGACCTGAAGTTGTGAAAGTAGTGCACCCTACGAATCATTATCtcttaaaaatagaaaaatatttgaaactgtAGTTAACACACCTGAAGGTGTCAAGTCAGTGGGATATGAATAACTTTTGTGCGAAAAcaaaaaagtttcaaaaaaaattatgaatgtgAAACTCAGATAATTGTATGATGACCTTGTACTGGTCATGAAGAGTAATAGTATTTGTGGTGGaaatgattatttgattgcGAAATAGTCCCCAATATGTGAAGGTTCAGTTTTAGTTTTATACGACCCACTTGACAATAATCATCCTAGACGGATCTTAACTGTCAGAAGCAGTATAGCAAACTCTCGAGAACTACACCCTCTCAAATGGAACAGGGATTCGGACCAGCAGTCtaacacaaaattattttgacaaATACAATAATACATGTTATCATTATATATCCAATTATAAGTGACAACTCAAAAAGTCTCTGGCCAGAGCAGATGGAAACTAGAATGTGTTTCTAGTTAACATTGAATTGAGTTGCACttgattaaaatactatatgttatattatgtaataaagtgtttttttggtgtatatattgaaagaaGAATTGCTCTTGGATGAATGATATATTGTCATATGTGAATCCCAGAAGGATTATAAATACACGATAGTACACTAACTTTTGTGAACACTTGAAAGAAATTCTCGGTCCTAAAGTACCATATCTAAGTAAACTACAACATGTTTTATCATACACGTtttgacataattataaatttatcaaaGCAGGTTTCCCTCTTTTTGATTAGTGTTCATTGCTAAGTAATTGTTCGCTCCAAAGGCGTGTGAATCCTGAAATCTTATTCATACTCCACTAATCTATCTCATAAGGGTTTTAAGTTAATTTTGCAGGAGCAAAgtcctcatttcaattaagatAATGGTGGatcaaaattggataaattatATTAGAGTTTTTCTTTTGGTATAGAATGAGTTGTTGCAGGAACTTCTTCCACAATATTTTGACTTGGGCAATCTAAGATGGCTAAAGCTAGGGGtgtaaacgagccgagccgagtcgaacactgccaggctcggctcgagctcgactgaaaagttcggggctcgggttcgagttcgagttcgagttcgaccgagcctttaatttcaagttcgaaacTCGGCTCGTATATAGTTCGAtaagctcgagttcggctcgtaaGCTCGAATCGAGTtaccaaatatttacaaaaactcgaaatatgatcggttcgactcgagttcgattcgattaaatatataaattataaataaaatattgaatatatttgtaaaaatatatctataataaaaaaattaaaaaataatagaggctcgataaggctcgcgaaCCTTACGAGCCAAGTAATTTGatgctcgagctcggctcggtaaaacattcgaatagctcgagctcgagctcgagctcggctcgattattaccgaatcaaattcaaatattttccgagccgaactcgagtagctcacgaatagtttggtttgtttacGCCCCTAGCTAAAGCTGGAGAAACAGTGTAGCATGACAAGGATGAGAACCCCATCAACTATATATATGAAAGATCCACTGATTGCTTATGATAGCTACACAACTCAATGAGGGTacttttaacatatatttgaGAAGTTTTGGAACAAAGGAGCTCATCAACTCaaagatattatttgatataatcATGAGGGGGAGCAAATGCACGCTGCACTCTTTTTTCCTTATCCATGGTTTTTCCCACTGGGTTTTCCTGGAAAGATTTTTAACGAGGCAGCATCACGTGCAcattatgaaataaatatttttgttcatTCGCTTGGTTTTTCGCCCACAGGGTTTTTCCAGGAAGGCTATAACGAGACATTATTTCGTTTGACGGACATCCAAGGAGgagtgttataaataatatatttatgtggatGTCCTTTGGCTTTTCACTAGCCAGACCTTTGACTTTTCACTGGCTAGTCCTTTGGTTACTTGTaacttatatttttaatcttaTATAAAGGACATTGTGTAACCGTATGAAGGACAATGAAATCTACTCCCTTCTCTCTTGTCTAGCTCTCTCAATTATTTTCTCTCTTGTCTAACTCTCTCAATTATCTTTCTACATATCTTATTTCATAACACTCTCTTATTTTTTGTCTGGATAGAAGATTTATTAATTACCGTCAATAGACATAAATGTTTTAGAAAAAAATGTCCTATACGAGTAAAGAGAAGTATGggaaaatatcataaaattaaagtgaataactctaaatattacattctgaaagaatattccaaatattatattaaaacacTACTTCATTTATCACAATTCAAGTTACTTCCGTGTATCGTTTTCGTAAaacaaaactaatatataaaagtaaatCAAAATTATGTTTGGTGAAAACCCACTAATAAAGCCCAACAAAACTAAGTTTTGAGAGTTATGGTTGAAAATGCTAGAAGAACTAGTTTTTTAAGCAACATAATGATAGATATGGACTGTTTTTCCAAAACACACATATAACTGAACAGTACTCTTTATCAGGGAACACTCTGAAATGAAGAAATTTTGCATTTTCATCTTTGTTATGTGATCGCTTGTGCTTTGTGCTACATATATACCAGTTGTCTTACATCATGGCTCTATATAACAATTAAAGCTGTATTAGTGCGAGACCTTTCCTGGTTATTAGATGGCTTGATGTCGATCAACTTAGATGGTTGTTCTTCTGGTCAATGAAAGAATGGTGGATACCATCAACTTACGATCGATTGGCTTGGTTAGATATGCATCCATGCCAACTTCTAGGCACTTGGCTTCATCTGATGACATTGCGTGGGCAGTCAGTGCCACAATAGGAATGTGCCAAGTGGTTCCTATTTCTGATCTTCGTATAGCTTTTGTTGCTTCATATCCATCCATCTTTGGCATCTGCTTTCAAATGGAGGTTGCGGATATACAAGTTATTTAAAAATCACATCCTTGAGAAAGATAATATGCACCAATAACCTAAGATGCTcatgaaattgaaaataatgCAAGTGTTCTCAACTTAGAACCTATCAGTCTCTGAGTATATCTTGCATTACTAGACTTTATGATTTATAgctattaaaaagaaaaaacttcAACTCCAGGAGAAAAAGTAAATGTTGGCATGTAATTCAAATCTTACCTGGCAATCCATAAGGATTAAATCATACGTCGAGAAACAAGATTCTTCCGTTTGACTACCTGGGTTTTCATCTGCCTGGGGAGAGTCCTCTTGATATTTGTCTGGCTTAGGCACAAAGTGTAGTGCATTGACTACCTGCAGACCATCTCCCACAGCGACAACTTCTGCACCCAACTTTTCAAGCATTATGGTTGCAACTCTCTGGAGTACTGGTGTATCTTCTGCCAGAAGTATACGTAGACCTTGTAGAGAAGTCTGGCTTCCCCTTGTATTTGAACTTGTAAGGCATTGAATGTCATTTGAAGTGCCTCTTTGATCTTGCTCACGTCTTCTCAAATCGTTTTTGTCTGAGTGAACCTCTGTTAACTCCACAAAGCAATTATTAACTGCTGCATATGGTGACAAAAAGGGTTTACTTGAGTTTTTTTCAAATCCATCGCTAGTATTGTGATTTCCCTCCAACTTGCCTTCAGACTGAATAGGACCCATTTCAAGACATTCATGCATCTCCCTATCAACAACCGTAGATATCAGAGgatttatttttgtttgcaGTTCACTGTCTCTTATAGCAGATTCTATTATTTGGATCATCTTTGTTTTGTACAGTGGTCGGTTTACCATCAATAGATGCCCTTTCTTTGAAAGCTCCTTCTTGATATTACTGGAGGTGTCGTGATTCAATATCCAGGCAAACTTGGCCCTACCACGATATCTATCCAAGAAACTAATTTGTTCCTTCCATATGCCAGTACTCAGGTTAAGTAGTACTATATCAATAACTATGATGAATGTTGAGGTCCTCGTGTCCCCAGTATTATGTTTTTCAGCTATTGAAGAATGATTGGGTAAATTTTGTATGTAGCTCCCATCTTGAAAGAGTTCCTGGAGAATTGATGTTAGTTCATTCCAGTCACATGCTTCGTAAGTGGATATACCATGTTGCTGTAGCCAACTGGACATAATTAATCTACCCATCTTTCCCCCAAGTGCAAGCAAAACCTGCATTCAAATCTCACAAGATTATCACTGAACATTCAAAAGCTTGTACCAATACCAGATAAACTAGATGAATAAACTGATACAAACTGAATATCTAGATATATAGATTGGTCTTCAGTTCATTCTTGTTTTATGCTTCTGTGTGTATACAAATGCGAGGTCAAGGAGAAAAAAGTTTTAAACATAATTAGTTAGCTGAATCAACATAGTTAAGTAGACTTTATTGCATTGTGCACCCTGACTGGTTGATGCCATAGctcatatttgtttttttttcttcagaGGGGTCAATATAGGATACACAGAAAAGTTCCctcaaatttataattagttgcaCTTACTGTCAGGTTATGTTCTGGGAAGTTCAATTTGTAGTGCTCTGTTGTCCCATCTATAGGAGCCCTGAGAAGCAGATAAAGTTGCATGAGACTCCCTGGTCCACTTTTGTTGACAAATTTAATTTCTCCACCCATCTGATTCACCTGTAAACTCGCTGCAGTGAGAGTATGACAAAttgcaaattttttttgaaaagatgaTTGTTACACAGAATACGAAGATATTTCTCTCGCCCCTCTTGTTCAAGAATGTGACTAACTAATGTCATAATTATAGGAAACAGCTTATAGTGTATCTGTATTTTCTACAAAGCATATACAATATCTCAAAAATTTATGATCAACCAAAGCTGATCAATAGTTATGATGATTGACGTAATCCCCTCTAAAGAACTTAGTATGCTGTTTTTGTTGTCATCTGATGGAAGCACTGTCTTATATCTTGCTGTTTTTTGTTGCGACAAAAGCATTTATAGTTTGTCAGGGAGCTtggatttcatttcaaattctatGTTTGAACAAACAGCATGTTTGGATAATCAATACTTCAATAGATAGATTTGGATTTGATCACattacaattcattaaaattcaagtataaaattgtgaatttgaaatgacaacctATTCAATGTCATCCGAAATCCatcattttgaaaaaatttcatgTTTACAAACACTCTTACAGAAAAATCTATGTTAGTTTCTCACCAAGGTACGGACAATGCATAGACCAAGCCCAGTTCCACCATGCctgaaaattatgaaattcCAAAACCATTTGGAACCTTCAGCAAGATAATAACAAAAATTGACAACTAGTACATGTTACACCATCTTTTACTAGATGCTCCTATAAGTAGTTGAGACTGTAAGAAAGCTTACAATCGAGTTGTTGAAGGATCGGCTTGCTCAAAGCTTTCAAACACAGATTCCCATTTGCTTGGATCAATTCCTGGGGAAAGAAGCAAGTAAATTACAATTACATAAACACCTATGTGGGTAATAAAGGTGACCTCCAGTACTAACAAGATAAAGTTTAAAAGGTTATGTTAACAAATTTGTTTCCAAGAGAGTAAGATTCACACCACAGCCAGTGTCATCAACTTCAAAACAGAGAATCAATCGGTTGTCTTTCTTGTAGAAATTTTCGTCATGTGTTTTATTAGGTGATATTGAGTTCGTCTGAGCAAAGGAAGACTGTCTGGCATTTCTGGAGGTATTTGGATTCTGACACCATCCTCTTAGAACAATATAGCCCGCTGCAAGCCAGAAAACCTTGAACATTTAAAGCTACATAAAATTTCTGAAGAGCACTGATAATACTAAACTTGAACCTCTTCAATATTGATAACTGTTTACATTACTGATAATACTAAACTTTATATTTTGTGTCCTCCATTCTTAATTGATGTAGTGTCTTGTATGCTGTTATTGTACTTCTATTGGTACTCAGGGAAAGGAGAATGGGAACATACATGTCGTGAACTTGATAGAATTGCTGATGAGGTTTGCAAAAATCTGCACAACTCTGCCAGAATCGCCTTGAATTAACTTTGGGATATCATCTGTATCAGTGAACAGCCCATTGATACCATGAAAAGGGATTAAACATCAAAGAGAAGAAAGTTGGTTTTTTTGGTTCTTTTGCAGTAAAATGAAGAATAACATATAATTTGGTGATACCTGAAAGATCTAGAAAAATTTCAACTTTATGGTTAATGCACTGCACGGAGAACATATCCACAAGTCCTTCAAGTTCTTGTTCCAAGTTAAATTCTGCTAATTCCAGTACCAGCTTTCCAGATTCAACCTGtataaaatttcatttaatgCTGAAACTTGATATATATTACACTAAAAgctaatatatgatataataaagAACACCAATTAATGCAGTATGGAAATTAACTTAAAgctaatatatgatataagaaCACCAATTAAGGCAGCTATACTACAAGAAAGTCATCCATGAAACCGATATTGAAAGCTTAAAGGCACCTGCACTGATATTTCAAATTTGTATGCTTGCTGTGCTTGGGCTTTTACAAAACGTTCGTAGGCAAGTAAATTTTTTGACATTGATAACTGTACTGTGGACTAATAAACGAAACACTTTTAAGTGTCAATTAGCACCTTACTCAGATCCAGAATATTGTTAAGAAGCCTTAGTAGAGCAGTTGAACATCTACGGATCTGGGTAATTGTCGAGTATTGCTCATTAGTGAGACAATCATCACACATCAGGATGTCCAGTAATCCAATCACTGCAGCCATAGGTGTTCGCAATTCATGACTGTTACACATTAAAAGAAAACACTTAGCACTATTCAAACGCGCTGACAACATATCTGCCAACATGTATAAAGTTTCTTACTATGAGGGCTCATGTATATATCACTAGAACAAAAGACAAGTTGTACTCTTAAGACACCAACTAAAAACTACACATAAATACAGATAGGCCAAGGTAAAGCACAATCATGGGAAGCAACTCACACTTTATTTGTGAAAAGCTaggaaatattttaaaattctggaGGTATGCTATTAATAAAGAATCATAAATTACAATAGACACAATATAAGAAGCTTTACAACTCTCTGATATGTTTTCGCATGACAATAATAGCTACAGCATGATTTACAAGCGTCCTATCTAGATAAAAATCTTCAATAATGTGTACAATAAGGCAATGGGAGCTATATTATATTCCAATTGCCTAAACTTTAGTCCTGTTTCATTTATCCAGTTCCAGAGTCTGAGTAGATATAAACCTTGTATAATAAAATAGACAAAGGTTTTGAATCTCAAATTGAAGGGGactttaattttgtt of Daucus carota subsp. sativus chromosome 3, DH1 v3.0, whole genome shotgun sequence contains these proteins:
- the LOC108214825 gene encoding histidine kinase 1 isoform X2; this translates as MGSLLRKISIKYPSFAEYWRTNRRSPQNRRIFCRDAEHGDFHCANAECLSSYYSVFVARLAIMVYTNKSLETLAYGLRYELLQRPILRMWNIFNSTVEITTAQVKLSEFLIKKYGKPVNQAEQVELYQAMKDVTWALFASHKALKSITMNYKNGFVQAFHRDHRSNNTFYIYSDLVNYSISGSYDMNMLSAHRGWNDQSVHNNISAIWFREPLDPLTGEKTGKAMPIPPDDLINIAGISQVPDGVASWHVAVSKYSDSPLLSAALPVLDSSKQKSIVAVVGVTTALYSVGQLMKELVEFHTGHIYLTSREGWLLSTSTDTPLLMNSTTGPKLMMAADSEDVVIRSGAKLLQKSYGSDTPANHTVHIKDAKLGNQLYYIDSFILNLRRLPMVGVIIIPRKYIMGKVDRKAKKTLVILISASLSVLVTGCVFIFILTNGVSKEMKLRAELISHLDARRKAEASSNYKSQFLANMSHELRTPMAAVIGLLDILMCDDCLTNEQYSTITQIRRCSTALLRLLNNILDLSKVESGKLVLELAEFNLEQELEGLVDMFSVQCINHKVEIFLDLSDDIPKLIQGDSGRVVQIFANLISNSIKFTTSGYIVLRGWCQNPNTSRNARQSSFAQTNSISPNKTHDENFYKKDNRLILCFEVDDTGCGIDPSKWESVFESFEQADPSTTRLHGGTGLGLCIVRTLVNQMGGEIKFVNKSGPGSLMQLYLLLRAPIDGTTEHYKLNFPEHNLTVLLALGGKMGRLIMSSWLQQHGISTYEACDWNELTSILQELFQDGSYIQNLPNHSSIAEKHNTGDTRTSTFIIVIDIVLLNLSTGIWKEQISFLDRYRGRAKFAWILNHDTSSNIKKELSKKGHLLMVNRPLYKTKMIQIIESAIRDSELQTKINPLISTVVDREMHECLEMGPIQSEGKLEGNHNTSDGFEKNSSKPFLSPYAAVNNCFVELTEVHSDKNDLRRREQDQRGTSNDIQCLTSSNTRGSQTSLQGLRILLAEDTPVLQRVATIMLEKLGAEVVAVGDGLQVVNALHFVPKPDKYQEDSPQADENPGSQTEESCFSTYDLILMDCQMPKMDGYEATKAIRRSEIGTTWHIPIVALTAHAMSSDEAKCLEVGMDAYLTKPIDRKLMVSTILSLTRRTTI
- the LOC108214825 gene encoding histidine kinase 1 isoform X1; amino-acid sequence: MGSLLRKISIKYPSFAEYWRTNRRSPQNRRIFCRDAEHGDFHCANAECLSSYYSVFVARLAIMAMLAILIGLLTLLTWHFTKVYTNKSLETLAYGLRYELLQRPILRMWNIFNSTVEITTAQVKLSEFLIKKYGKPVNQAEQVELYQAMKDVTWALFASHKALKSITMNYKNGFVQAFHRDHRSNNTFYIYSDLVNYSISGSYDMNMLSAHRGWNDQSVHNNISAIWFREPLDPLTGEKTGKAMPIPPDDLINIAGISQVPDGVASWHVAVSKYSDSPLLSAALPVLDSSKQKSIVAVVGVTTALYSVGQLMKELVEFHTGHIYLTSREGWLLSTSTDTPLLMNSTTGPKLMMAADSEDVVIRSGAKLLQKSYGSDTPANHTVHIKDAKLGNQLYYIDSFILNLRRLPMVGVIIIPRKYIMGKVDRKAKKTLVILISASLSVLVTGCVFIFILTNGVSKEMKLRAELISHLDARRKAEASSNYKSQFLANMSHELRTPMAAVIGLLDILMCDDCLTNEQYSTITQIRRCSTALLRLLNNILDLSKVESGKLVLELAEFNLEQELEGLVDMFSVQCINHKVEIFLDLSDDIPKLIQGDSGRVVQIFANLISNSIKFTTSGYIVLRGWCQNPNTSRNARQSSFAQTNSISPNKTHDENFYKKDNRLILCFEVDDTGCGIDPSKWESVFESFEQADPSTTRLHGGTGLGLCIVRTLVNQMGGEIKFVNKSGPGSLMQLYLLLRAPIDGTTEHYKLNFPEHNLTVLLALGGKMGRLIMSSWLQQHGISTYEACDWNELTSILQELFQDGSYIQNLPNHSSIAEKHNTGDTRTSTFIIVIDIVLLNLSTGIWKEQISFLDRYRGRAKFAWILNHDTSSNIKKELSKKGHLLMVNRPLYKTKMIQIIESAIRDSELQTKINPLISTVVDREMHECLEMGPIQSEGKLEGNHNTSDGFEKNSSKPFLSPYAAVNNCFVELTEVHSDKNDLRRREQDQRGTSNDIQCLTSSNTRGSQTSLQGLRILLAEDTPVLQRVATIMLEKLGAEVVAVGDGLQVVNALHFVPKPDKYQEDSPQADENPGSQTEESCFSTYDLILMDCQMPKMDGYEATKAIRRSEIGTTWHIPIVALTAHAMSSDEAKCLEVGMDAYLTKPIDRKLMVSTILSLTRRTTI
- the LOC108214825 gene encoding histidine kinase 1 isoform X3, whose translation is MKDVTWALFASHKALKSITMNYKNGFVQAFHRDHRSNNTFYIYSDLVNYSISGSYDMNMLSAHRGWNDQSVHNNISAIWFREPLDPLTGEKTGKAMPIPPDDLINIAGISQVPDGVASWHVAVSKYSDSPLLSAALPVLDSSKQKSIVAVVGVTTALYSVGQLMKELVEFHTGHIYLTSREGWLLSTSTDTPLLMNSTTGPKLMMAADSEDVVIRSGAKLLQKSYGSDTPANHTVHIKDAKLGNQLYYIDSFILNLRRLPMVGVIIIPRKYIMGKVDRKAKKTLVILISASLSVLVTGCVFIFILTNGVSKEMKLRAELISHLDARRKAEASSNYKSQFLANMSHELRTPMAAVIGLLDILMCDDCLTNEQYSTITQIRRCSTALLRLLNNILDLSKVESGKLVLELAEFNLEQELEGLVDMFSVQCINHKVEIFLDLSDDIPKLIQGDSGRVVQIFANLISNSIKFTTSGYIVLRGWCQNPNTSRNARQSSFAQTNSISPNKTHDENFYKKDNRLILCFEVDDTGCGIDPSKWESVFESFEQADPSTTRLHGGTGLGLCIVRTLVNQMGGEIKFVNKSGPGSLMQLYLLLRAPIDGTTEHYKLNFPEHNLTVLLALGGKMGRLIMSSWLQQHGISTYEACDWNELTSILQELFQDGSYIQNLPNHSSIAEKHNTGDTRTSTFIIVIDIVLLNLSTGIWKEQISFLDRYRGRAKFAWILNHDTSSNIKKELSKKGHLLMVNRPLYKTKMIQIIESAIRDSELQTKINPLISTVVDREMHECLEMGPIQSEGKLEGNHNTSDGFEKNSSKPFLSPYAAVNNCFVELTEVHSDKNDLRRREQDQRGTSNDIQCLTSSNTRGSQTSLQGLRILLAEDTPVLQRVATIMLEKLGAEVVAVGDGLQVVNALHFVPKPDKYQEDSPQADENPGSQTEESCFSTYDLILMDCQMPKMDGYEATKAIRRSEIGTTWHIPIVALTAHAMSSDEAKCLEVGMDAYLTKPIDRKLMVSTILSLTRRTTI